Proteins encoded together in one Urocitellus parryii isolate mUroPar1 chromosome 3, mUroPar1.hap1, whole genome shotgun sequence window:
- the Adamtsl5 gene encoding ADAMTS-like protein 5 isoform X3, whose product MGFSIGLAGTRCIGTLCPPRPRPFQSLLLVLWTLLNCVLGSSAQGPGEWTPWGSWSRCSSSCGRGVSVRSRRCIRPVRRLPGEEPCWESSHEYRVCQLPDCPPGAVPFRDLQCALYNGHPVLGTQKTYQWIPFHGAPNQCDLNCLAEGHAFYHSFGRVLDGTPCSPGAQGLCVAGRCLSAGCDGVLGSGALEDRCGRCGGANDSCLFVQRVFRDAGAFAGYWNVTLIPEGARHIRVAHRSRNHLALMGVDGRYVLNGNWEVSPPGTYEAAGTRVVYARAAAPQETLHAAGPTSQDLLLQEPNPGIQFEFWLPRERYGPFQVQTQALGWPVRQPQPREVEARAPIAPPPLMPTLAPDPCPPCPDTRGRAHRLLHYCGSDFVFQARVVGRHRQAQETRYEVHIQLIYKNRWPLRTREYVWAPAHCPCPPLAPQQEYLMALRRLVSPDGTQDRLLLPHAGYARPWSPAEDSRIRLAARRCPV is encoded by the exons ATGGGGTTCAGCATCGGTCTAGCTGGCACCCGCTGCATCGGCACCCTCTGCCCCCCGAGACCCCGACCCTTCCAGAGCCTTCTGCTCGTGCTGTGGACCCTCCTGAACTGTGTTTTAGGGAGCAGCGCTCAG GGTCCGGGGGAGTGGACGCCCTGGGGGTCCTGGAGCCGCTGCTCCAGCTCCTGTGGGCGGGGCGTCTCAGTGCGCAGCAGGCGCTGCATCCG GCCCGTCCGCAGGCTTCCCGGGGAGGAACCGTGCTGGGAGAGCAGCCACGAGTACCGCGTTTGCCAGTTGCCG GACTGTCCCCCAGGGGCTGTGCCATTCCGAGACCTACAGTGTGCCCTCTACAATGGCCACCCTGTCCTGGGCACCCAGAAAACCTATCAATGGATCCCTTTCCATGGCG CACCCAACCAGTGCGATCTCAACTGCCTGGCGGAGGGACACGCCTTCTATCACAGCTTTGGCCGTGTCCTGGACGGCACCCCCTGCAGCCCAGGTGCGCAAGGCCTCTGCGTGGCTGGTCGCTGCCTG AGCGCCGGCTGTGATGGGGTGCTGGGCTCCGGAGCCCTCGAGGACCGCTGCGGCCGCTGTGGCGGCGCCAACGACTCTTGCCTCTTCGTGCAGCGCGTGTTCCGTGACGCTG GTGCCTTCGCTGGGTACTGGAACGTGACCCTGATCCCCGAGGGCGCCAGACACATCCGCGTGGCGCACCGGAGTCGCAACCACCTGG CGCTGATGGGGGTCGATGGGCGCTACGTGCTCAACGGGAACTGGGAGGTCAGTCCGCCCGGGACCTACGAGGCTGCGGGCACCCGCGTGGTCTACGCCCGCGCCGCAGCGCCGCAGGAGACACTGCACGCAGCAGGGCCCACCTCCCAAGACCTGCTCTTGCAG GAGCCCAACCCCGGCATCCAGTTTGAGTTCTGGCTCCCTCGAGAGCGCTACGGGCCCTTCCAGGTGCAGACACAGGCCCTGGGCTGGCCAGTGCGGCAGCCACAGCCGCGGGAGGTGGAGGCTCGGGCCCCCATTGCTCCCCCACCTCTGATGCCCACCCTGGCCCCAG acccctgcccaccctgccccGACACCCGTGGTCGTGCCCACCGGCTGCTCCACTATTGCGGCAGCGACTTTG TGTTCCAGGCCCGTGTTGTGGGCCGCCACCGCCAGGCCCAGGAGACCCGCTATGAGGTGCACATACAGCTCATTTACAAGAACCGCTGGCCACTGAGGACTCGAGAGTATGTGTGGGCACCTGCCCACTGCCCCTGCCCACCACTGGCCCCCCAGCAGGAGTACCTGATGGCTCTCCGGCGTCTGGTCAGCCCTGATGGCACACAGGACAGGCTGCTGCTGCCCCATGCTGGCTACGCCCGGCCCTGGAGCCCTGCTGAGGACAGCCGCATCCGCCTGGCTGCCCGGCGCTGTCCTGTCTGA
- the Adamtsl5 gene encoding ADAMTS-like protein 5 isoform X2 has product MGFSIGLAGTRCIGTLCPPRPRPFQSLLLVLWTLLNCVLGSSAQGPGEWTPWGSWSRCSSSCGRGVSVRSRRCIRLPGEEPCWESSHEYRVCQLPDCPPGAVPFRDLQCALYNGHPVLGTQKTYQWIPFHGAPNQCDLNCLAEGHAFYHSFGRVLDGTPCSPGAQGLCVAGRCLSAGCDGVLGSGALEDRCGRCGGANDSCLFVQRVFRDAGAFAGYWNVTLIPEGARHIRVAHRSRNHLALMGVDGRYVLNGNWEVSPPGTYEAAGTRVVYARAAAPQETLHAAGPTSQDLLLQILLQEPNPGIQFEFWLPRERYGPFQVQTQALGWPVRQPQPREVEARAPIAPPPLMPTLAPDPCPPCPDTRGRAHRLLHYCGSDFVFQARVVGRHRQAQETRYEVHIQLIYKNRWPLRTREYVWAPAHCPCPPLAPQQEYLMALRRLVSPDGTQDRLLLPHAGYARPWSPAEDSRIRLAARRCPV; this is encoded by the exons ATGGGGTTCAGCATCGGTCTAGCTGGCACCCGCTGCATCGGCACCCTCTGCCCCCCGAGACCCCGACCCTTCCAGAGCCTTCTGCTCGTGCTGTGGACCCTCCTGAACTGTGTTTTAGGGAGCAGCGCTCAG GGTCCGGGGGAGTGGACGCCCTGGGGGTCCTGGAGCCGCTGCTCCAGCTCCTGTGGGCGGGGCGTCTCAGTGCGCAGCAGGCGCTGCATCCG GCTTCCCGGGGAGGAACCGTGCTGGGAGAGCAGCCACGAGTACCGCGTTTGCCAGTTGCCG GACTGTCCCCCAGGGGCTGTGCCATTCCGAGACCTACAGTGTGCCCTCTACAATGGCCACCCTGTCCTGGGCACCCAGAAAACCTATCAATGGATCCCTTTCCATGGCG CACCCAACCAGTGCGATCTCAACTGCCTGGCGGAGGGACACGCCTTCTATCACAGCTTTGGCCGTGTCCTGGACGGCACCCCCTGCAGCCCAGGTGCGCAAGGCCTCTGCGTGGCTGGTCGCTGCCTG AGCGCCGGCTGTGATGGGGTGCTGGGCTCCGGAGCCCTCGAGGACCGCTGCGGCCGCTGTGGCGGCGCCAACGACTCTTGCCTCTTCGTGCAGCGCGTGTTCCGTGACGCTG GTGCCTTCGCTGGGTACTGGAACGTGACCCTGATCCCCGAGGGCGCCAGACACATCCGCGTGGCGCACCGGAGTCGCAACCACCTGG CGCTGATGGGGGTCGATGGGCGCTACGTGCTCAACGGGAACTGGGAGGTCAGTCCGCCCGGGACCTACGAGGCTGCGGGCACCCGCGTGGTCTACGCCCGCGCCGCAGCGCCGCAGGAGACACTGCACGCAGCAGGGCCCACCTCCCAAGACCTGCTCTTGCAG atcctcctgcagGAGCCCAACCCCGGCATCCAGTTTGAGTTCTGGCTCCCTCGAGAGCGCTACGGGCCCTTCCAGGTGCAGACACAGGCCCTGGGCTGGCCAGTGCGGCAGCCACAGCCGCGGGAGGTGGAGGCTCGGGCCCCCATTGCTCCCCCACCTCTGATGCCCACCCTGGCCCCAG acccctgcccaccctgccccGACACCCGTGGTCGTGCCCACCGGCTGCTCCACTATTGCGGCAGCGACTTTG TGTTCCAGGCCCGTGTTGTGGGCCGCCACCGCCAGGCCCAGGAGACCCGCTATGAGGTGCACATACAGCTCATTTACAAGAACCGCTGGCCACTGAGGACTCGAGAGTATGTGTGGGCACCTGCCCACTGCCCCTGCCCACCACTGGCCCCCCAGCAGGAGTACCTGATGGCTCTCCGGCGTCTGGTCAGCCCTGATGGCACACAGGACAGGCTGCTGCTGCCCCATGCTGGCTACGCCCGGCCCTGGAGCCCTGCTGAGGACAGCCGCATCCGCCTGGCTGCCCGGCGCTGTCCTGTCTGA
- the Adamtsl5 gene encoding ADAMTS-like protein 5 isoform X1 yields MGFSIGLAGTRCIGTLCPPRPRPFQSLLLVLWTLLNCVLGSSAQGPGEWTPWGSWSRCSSSCGRGVSVRSRRCIRPVRRLPGEEPCWESSHEYRVCQLPDCPPGAVPFRDLQCALYNGHPVLGTQKTYQWIPFHGAPNQCDLNCLAEGHAFYHSFGRVLDGTPCSPGAQGLCVAGRCLSAGCDGVLGSGALEDRCGRCGGANDSCLFVQRVFRDAGAFAGYWNVTLIPEGARHIRVAHRSRNHLALMGVDGRYVLNGNWEVSPPGTYEAAGTRVVYARAAAPQETLHAAGPTSQDLLLQILLQEPNPGIQFEFWLPRERYGPFQVQTQALGWPVRQPQPREVEARAPIAPPPLMPTLAPDPCPPCPDTRGRAHRLLHYCGSDFVFQARVVGRHRQAQETRYEVHIQLIYKNRWPLRTREYVWAPAHCPCPPLAPQQEYLMALRRLVSPDGTQDRLLLPHAGYARPWSPAEDSRIRLAARRCPV; encoded by the exons ATGGGGTTCAGCATCGGTCTAGCTGGCACCCGCTGCATCGGCACCCTCTGCCCCCCGAGACCCCGACCCTTCCAGAGCCTTCTGCTCGTGCTGTGGACCCTCCTGAACTGTGTTTTAGGGAGCAGCGCTCAG GGTCCGGGGGAGTGGACGCCCTGGGGGTCCTGGAGCCGCTGCTCCAGCTCCTGTGGGCGGGGCGTCTCAGTGCGCAGCAGGCGCTGCATCCG GCCCGTCCGCAGGCTTCCCGGGGAGGAACCGTGCTGGGAGAGCAGCCACGAGTACCGCGTTTGCCAGTTGCCG GACTGTCCCCCAGGGGCTGTGCCATTCCGAGACCTACAGTGTGCCCTCTACAATGGCCACCCTGTCCTGGGCACCCAGAAAACCTATCAATGGATCCCTTTCCATGGCG CACCCAACCAGTGCGATCTCAACTGCCTGGCGGAGGGACACGCCTTCTATCACAGCTTTGGCCGTGTCCTGGACGGCACCCCCTGCAGCCCAGGTGCGCAAGGCCTCTGCGTGGCTGGTCGCTGCCTG AGCGCCGGCTGTGATGGGGTGCTGGGCTCCGGAGCCCTCGAGGACCGCTGCGGCCGCTGTGGCGGCGCCAACGACTCTTGCCTCTTCGTGCAGCGCGTGTTCCGTGACGCTG GTGCCTTCGCTGGGTACTGGAACGTGACCCTGATCCCCGAGGGCGCCAGACACATCCGCGTGGCGCACCGGAGTCGCAACCACCTGG CGCTGATGGGGGTCGATGGGCGCTACGTGCTCAACGGGAACTGGGAGGTCAGTCCGCCCGGGACCTACGAGGCTGCGGGCACCCGCGTGGTCTACGCCCGCGCCGCAGCGCCGCAGGAGACACTGCACGCAGCAGGGCCCACCTCCCAAGACCTGCTCTTGCAG atcctcctgcagGAGCCCAACCCCGGCATCCAGTTTGAGTTCTGGCTCCCTCGAGAGCGCTACGGGCCCTTCCAGGTGCAGACACAGGCCCTGGGCTGGCCAGTGCGGCAGCCACAGCCGCGGGAGGTGGAGGCTCGGGCCCCCATTGCTCCCCCACCTCTGATGCCCACCCTGGCCCCAG acccctgcccaccctgccccGACACCCGTGGTCGTGCCCACCGGCTGCTCCACTATTGCGGCAGCGACTTTG TGTTCCAGGCCCGTGTTGTGGGCCGCCACCGCCAGGCCCAGGAGACCCGCTATGAGGTGCACATACAGCTCATTTACAAGAACCGCTGGCCACTGAGGACTCGAGAGTATGTGTGGGCACCTGCCCACTGCCCCTGCCCACCACTGGCCCCCCAGCAGGAGTACCTGATGGCTCTCCGGCGTCTGGTCAGCCCTGATGGCACACAGGACAGGCTGCTGCTGCCCCATGCTGGCTACGCCCGGCCCTGGAGCCCTGCTGAGGACAGCCGCATCCGCCTGGCTGCCCGGCGCTGTCCTGTCTGA